A genomic stretch from Sphingomonas faeni includes:
- a CDS encoding YdcH family protein — MQTTHQTALETKHAVLDQRIADETHRPLPDANLLASLKKQKLRLKEEIVSL, encoded by the coding sequence GTGCAGACGACTCATCAGACAGCCCTGGAAACCAAGCATGCCGTGCTGGATCAGCGGATAGCCGACGAAACGCATCGTCCGCTACCCGACGCGAACCTGTTGGCGAGCCTGAAGAAGCAGAAGCTGCGACTGAAGGAAGAGATCGTCAGCCTGTAA
- a CDS encoding PilZ domain-containing protein translates to MSVDTGSADGNGNRRQRDRDSLLLVAQVRIGDEATPSDARVRNLSETGLMAELAKVVDVGTPVTVTLRGIGDVAGTVAWCTEGRMGISLDSPIDPLRVRKSSSGVKPSV, encoded by the coding sequence ATGAGCGTGGACACTGGATCGGCCGACGGTAACGGCAACCGGCGACAGCGCGATCGCGACAGCCTGTTGCTGGTCGCGCAGGTGCGGATCGGCGACGAGGCGACTCCTAGCGACGCGAGGGTCCGCAATCTCTCGGAAACGGGGCTGATGGCGGAACTCGCCAAGGTCGTCGATGTCGGTACGCCGGTCACGGTAACGTTGCGCGGGATCGGCGATGTCGCCGGAACCGTAGCGTGGTGTACCGAGGGTCGGATGGGCATATCGCTCGATTCGCCGATCGACCCGCTCCGGGTGCGTAAGTCATCCAGCGGGGTCAAACCCTCGGTGTAG
- the dksA gene encoding RNA polymerase-binding protein DksA, with translation MATVMNRMDDTGNSSREAANDSGEDGYRPDADEPFMSLKQQAYFRRKLQEWKESILRESQETLSQLQVDSLREADLTDRASSETDWSIELRTRDRQRKLVSKIEAAIRRIDEGEYGYCEVTGEPISLARLEARPIATMTVEAQERHERNEKVSRED, from the coding sequence ATGGCGACCGTAATGAATCGTATGGACGACACCGGGAATTCCAGTCGAGAGGCCGCTAACGACAGCGGTGAAGACGGCTATCGTCCGGATGCGGACGAGCCGTTCATGAGCTTGAAGCAGCAGGCCTATTTTCGTCGCAAGCTTCAGGAGTGGAAGGAATCGATCCTTCGGGAGTCGCAGGAGACGCTTTCTCAGTTACAGGTGGATTCGCTGCGCGAGGCGGATCTCACCGATCGCGCATCGAGCGAAACCGACTGGTCGATCGAACTGCGGACGCGCGACCGTCAACGCAAGCTCGTCTCGAAGATCGAAGCCGCGATTCGTCGTATCGACGAAGGTGAATATGGCTATTGCGAAGTCACCGGTGAGCCTATTAGCCTTGCGCGGCTCGAAGCGCGTCCGATCGCCACGATGACGGTCGAGGCGCAGGAGCGGCACGAGCGTAACGAAAAGGTGTCGCGCGAGGATTGA
- a CDS encoding host attachment family protein — MHLPHNSVVLVADGRKMLFLRNEGDNEFPNFVVEKAQEQDNPATRDQATDSAGRASSPQGGVQSSVEPTDFHQIEEDRFAADAADFLKMGALKNKYDSLIVVAPPKTLGELRKHYHKEVSSRLKGELDKDLTGHPIKDIEKALQNA, encoded by the coding sequence ATGCATCTTCCCCACAACTCCGTCGTGCTCGTCGCGGACGGCCGGAAAATGCTGTTCCTGCGCAACGAGGGAGACAATGAATTTCCCAATTTCGTCGTCGAAAAGGCCCAGGAGCAGGACAATCCGGCCACCCGCGACCAGGCGACCGACTCCGCGGGCCGCGCCTCGTCTCCGCAGGGCGGTGTGCAGAGTTCGGTCGAGCCGACCGATTTCCACCAGATCGAGGAAGATCGCTTCGCTGCCGACGCAGCCGACTTCCTCAAGATGGGTGCGCTGAAGAACAAGTATGACTCGCTGATTGTCGTCGCACCGCCGAAGACACTTGGTGAATTGCGCAAGCATTACCACAAGGAAGTCAGCAGCCGCCTCAAGGGTGAACTCGACAAGGACCTGACCGGACATCCGATCAAGGACATCGAGAAAGCGCTCCAGAACGCCTGA
- the serS gene encoding serine--tRNA ligase, producing MHDIRLIRDDPAAFDAALAKRGVAPQSASLVTLDEQRRATIAESQTAQTRRNELSKAIGQAKAQKDEAKAQALMAEVASLKEALPQLEAEEARLSGELDDMLAAIPNLPATDVPEGGGEDDNALVHTRGTPTIFAFAAREHDAIGPAIGLDFETGAAMSGARFTLVRGPAAKLQRALGQFMLDHVAEAGFEQVSPPLLVRDEAVFGTGQLPKFSEDLFRTTDGRWLIPTAEVSLTNIVREQILAEAELPLRFTALTPCFRSEAGAAGRDTRGYIRQHQFDKVEMVSIVTPDMSEAEHERMTACAEGVLDALQLPFRRMLLCTGDMGFTAARTYDLEVWLPGQARYREISSVSTCTDFQARRMNARYRPEGEKGTRFVHTLNGSALAVGRTLVAVLENYQQEDGSVAVPAVLQPYLGGLTMLEPKR from the coding sequence ATGCACGACATACGCCTGATCCGCGACGATCCCGCCGCCTTCGACGCCGCCCTTGCCAAGCGGGGTGTCGCACCGCAGTCCGCCTCGCTGGTGACGCTCGACGAACAGCGCCGAGCGACGATCGCGGAGTCGCAGACCGCGCAGACGCGGCGCAACGAACTGTCGAAGGCGATCGGCCAAGCCAAGGCGCAGAAGGACGAGGCCAAGGCGCAGGCGCTGATGGCCGAGGTCGCGAGCCTGAAGGAGGCGCTGCCGCAGCTGGAAGCGGAGGAAGCGCGACTGAGTGGCGAACTCGACGATATGCTGGCGGCGATCCCCAACCTGCCCGCGACCGACGTGCCGGAAGGCGGCGGCGAAGACGATAACGCGCTCGTCCACACCCGCGGCACGCCGACGATTTTTGCCTTCGCTGCCCGCGAACACGACGCGATCGGTCCGGCGATCGGCCTCGACTTCGAGACCGGCGCGGCGATGTCGGGCGCGCGCTTCACGCTGGTCCGTGGTCCTGCCGCCAAGCTGCAACGCGCGCTCGGGCAGTTCATGCTCGATCACGTCGCCGAGGCCGGCTTCGAACAGGTTTCGCCACCGCTGCTGGTGCGTGACGAAGCCGTGTTCGGCACGGGCCAGTTGCCCAAATTCTCCGAGGACCTGTTCCGCACCACCGATGGTCGCTGGCTGATCCCGACTGCGGAGGTGAGCCTCACCAACATCGTCCGCGAACAGATCCTAGCCGAGGCCGAGCTGCCGTTGCGCTTCACCGCGCTGACGCCGTGCTTCCGCTCCGAGGCAGGTGCTGCGGGGCGCGATACGCGCGGCTATATCCGCCAGCACCAGTTCGACAAGGTCGAGATGGTCTCGATCGTCACGCCCGACATGTCCGAGGCCGAGCACGAGCGGATGACGGCGTGTGCGGAGGGCGTGCTCGATGCGTTGCAGCTGCCGTTCAGGCGGATGCTCCTATGCACCGGCGATATGGGCTTCACCGCGGCACGCACCTACGATCTCGAAGTCTGGCTGCCGGGCCAGGCGCGGTATCGTGAGATCAGCAGCGTCTCGACCTGCACCGATTTCCAGGCGCGCCGCATGAACGCGCGCTATCGGCCCGAGGGCGAGAAGGGAACGCGGTTCGTCCACACGCTCAACGGCTCCGCGCTCGCGGTCGGCCGCACGCTGGTCGCGGTGTTGGAGAATTACCAGCAGGAGGATGGCTCGGTCGCAGTGCCGGCGGTGCTCCAGCCGTACCTAGGCGGGCTGACTATGCTGGAGCCGAAGCGCTGA
- the surE gene encoding 5'/3'-nucleotidase SurE, producing MRILLTNDDGYYAPGLKVLEAIAKTLSDDVWVVAPAEEQSGAGHSLTLSRPLRVRKHGEKRYAVAGTPTDAVMMALAKIMKDCQPDLILSGVNRGANLAEDVTYSGTVSAAMEGALGGIRSIALSQIYSREGMGDSVPFEAAAAWGERVLRPLVDAPLAPRTLVNINFPACPADAVKGVRVVGQGLRDYGRLQIVSNTDPRGYEYHWFALGRTVETPAHATDLEATAAGYVSVTPLHLDLTHFESMDMLTQAYR from the coding sequence ATGCGGATCCTGCTGACCAACGACGACGGCTATTACGCCCCTGGACTCAAGGTGTTGGAGGCGATTGCCAAGACGCTGTCGGACGACGTCTGGGTGGTGGCGCCGGCGGAGGAACAGTCGGGCGCAGGCCATTCGCTGACGCTGTCGCGACCGTTGCGCGTCCGTAAGCACGGCGAGAAGCGCTACGCGGTGGCGGGCACGCCGACCGACGCGGTGATGATGGCGCTGGCCAAGATCATGAAGGATTGCCAGCCCGACCTGATCCTGTCCGGCGTCAACCGCGGGGCGAACCTCGCCGAGGACGTGACCTATTCGGGCACCGTTTCGGCAGCGATGGAGGGCGCGCTGGGCGGCATCCGGTCGATCGCGCTGAGCCAGATCTACAGTCGCGAGGGGATGGGCGACAGCGTACCGTTCGAGGCGGCAGCTGCCTGGGGCGAGCGCGTGTTGCGGCCGCTGGTCGATGCGCCGCTCGCTCCACGGACGCTGGTCAACATCAACTTCCCCGCTTGTCCCGCCGACGCGGTGAAGGGCGTCCGTGTCGTCGGCCAGGGCCTGCGCGACTATGGGCGGTTGCAGATCGTCAGCAACACCGATCCGCGCGGGTACGAATATCACTGGTTCGCGCTCGGCCGGACGGTCGAGACGCCGGCGCACGCGACCGATCTCGAAGCGACGGCGGCGGGATATGTGTCGGTCACGCCGTTGCACCTCGACCTGACGCATTTCGAATCGATGGACATGCTGACGCAGGCCTATCGTTGA
- a CDS encoding M23 family metallopeptidase gives MRRAGVLVLLATLALTACIPKVDRPAGYGNAPQRPYRDPPPRRDDPPRPRETTPRENRPRDDRPVQDIPGRDTGEVTTLPAPRPAWEARPVSADAKTIPDTTYIVRPGDTLSRVVDRSGASLEAIARANDLEPPYTIRTGQRLQIPGGRYHQVRRGETGIAIARAYGVEWSRIVAVNALVEPYVLRADQRIQIPGEASGGTASASERARAFTLDIDDILTGGEPALASNQAPARPIATPRRVLPSNAVVTAPARLASGGFLWPVDGKVVKRFGHGASGERNDGIKIAVPVSTPIHAAADGVVAYVGDGIAALGGLVIIKHGGGWTSVYGHASKLLVQRGQSVKRGQTVALSGDTGFADRPELHFELRKGRTPVDPTSQLPRT, from the coding sequence ATGCGGCGTGCGGGCGTCCTGGTTTTGCTGGCGACGCTCGCGCTGACCGCGTGCATTCCGAAGGTCGATCGTCCCGCCGGCTACGGAAACGCACCGCAGCGCCCGTACCGCGATCCCCCGCCCCGCCGCGACGATCCGCCTCGCCCCCGTGAGACTACGCCGCGGGAGAATAGGCCTCGCGACGACAGGCCGGTGCAGGACATTCCCGGACGCGATACCGGCGAGGTCACCACCCTGCCCGCCCCGCGCCCCGCTTGGGAGGCGCGGCCGGTCAGCGCGGATGCGAAGACGATTCCGGACACCACCTACATCGTCCGGCCCGGCGATACGCTGAGCCGCGTCGTCGATCGCAGCGGCGCGAGCCTCGAAGCGATCGCCCGCGCGAACGACCTCGAGCCTCCTTATACGATCCGCACCGGCCAGCGGTTGCAGATCCCCGGTGGCCGCTATCACCAGGTCCGCCGCGGCGAGACCGGCATCGCGATCGCCCGCGCCTACGGCGTAGAATGGTCGCGGATCGTCGCCGTCAACGCACTCGTCGAACCGTACGTGCTGCGCGCCGACCAGCGCATCCAGATCCCCGGCGAAGCAAGCGGCGGCACCGCCAGCGCCTCCGAACGCGCGCGGGCGTTCACGCTCGACATCGACGACATCCTGACCGGTGGCGAACCCGCGCTCGCGAGCAACCAGGCGCCGGCAAGACCGATCGCGACACCGCGCCGCGTGCTCCCGTCCAACGCCGTCGTGACCGCGCCAGCCCGTCTGGCGAGCGGCGGGTTCCTGTGGCCAGTCGACGGCAAGGTCGTGAAACGCTTCGGCCACGGCGCGAGCGGCGAGCGCAACGACGGCATCAAGATCGCGGTGCCGGTCTCGACCCCGATCCATGCGGCGGCGGACGGCGTGGTCGCGTATGTCGGCGACGGCATCGCTGCGCTTGGCGGGTTGGTGATCATCAAGCATGGCGGTGGCTGGACGAGCGTCTATGGCCACGCATCGAAGCTGCTCGTTCAGCGCGGCCAGAGCGTGAAACGGGGTCAGACGGTTGCGTTGTCGGGCGATACCGGGTTTGCGGACCGGCCGGAGTTGCACTTCGAACTGCGTAAGGGGCGCACGCCAGTGGATCCGACGTCGCAACTGCCGCGAACCTGA
- the tyrS gene encoding tyrosine--tRNA ligase has protein sequence MTYQSDLLTTLTSRGYVHQMTDAAALDALAGKQVVPGYIGFDPTAPSLHVGSLVQIMLLRRLQQTGHKPIVLMGGGTGKIGDPSFKDEARKLLGEDGIKANVASIRRIFERFLTFGDGPTDAVMLDNAEWLDALEYIPFLRDVGQHFSVNRMLAFDSVKLRLDREQSLSFLEFNYMILQAYDFLELSRRATCRLQMGGSDQWGNIVNGIELARRMDSTEVYGVTTPLITTADGGKMGKTMSGAVWLHEDQLPHFDYWQFWRNTDDRDVGRFLKLFTDLPLDEIARLEALEGAQINAAKIVLANEATAMCRGREAAEQAAETARKTFEEGASGNALPSYAVAGGAIGVVEALVGLGFVASNGEARRKIAEGAVRVDGEPMREPTASIDVASPVRLSLGKKRHGMLTPS, from the coding sequence ATGACCTACCAGTCCGACCTGCTCACCACGCTGACCTCGCGCGGCTATGTCCACCAGATGACCGACGCCGCCGCGCTCGATGCGCTCGCGGGCAAGCAGGTCGTCCCCGGCTATATCGGCTTCGATCCGACCGCACCGTCGCTCCACGTCGGCAGCCTCGTGCAGATCATGCTGCTCCGCCGGCTCCAGCAGACCGGGCACAAGCCGATCGTCCTGATGGGCGGCGGCACCGGCAAGATCGGCGACCCCAGCTTCAAGGACGAAGCGCGCAAACTGCTCGGCGAGGACGGCATCAAGGCCAATGTCGCCTCGATCCGCCGCATTTTCGAACGCTTCCTGACCTTCGGTGACGGGCCCACGGACGCCGTGATGCTCGACAATGCCGAGTGGCTCGACGCGCTCGAATACATCCCGTTCCTGCGCGACGTCGGCCAGCATTTCTCGGTCAATCGGATGCTCGCGTTCGATTCGGTCAAGCTCCGCCTCGACCGCGAACAGTCGCTGAGCTTCCTCGAATTCAACTACATGATCCTCCAGGCCTACGACTTCCTGGAACTGTCGCGCCGCGCCACGTGCCGGTTGCAGATGGGCGGGTCGGACCAGTGGGGCAACATCGTCAACGGCATCGAACTGGCGCGCCGCATGGATTCCACCGAGGTCTACGGCGTCACCACGCCGCTGATCACGACCGCGGACGGCGGCAAGATGGGCAAGACTATGTCGGGCGCGGTATGGCTGCACGAGGACCAGTTGCCGCACTTCGACTACTGGCAGTTCTGGCGCAACACCGACGACCGCGATGTCGGCCGCTTCCTGAAACTGTTCACCGACCTCCCGCTCGACGAGATCGCACGCCTCGAAGCGCTCGAAGGCGCGCAGATCAACGCCGCCAAGATCGTCCTCGCCAACGAAGCGACCGCGATGTGCCGCGGGCGCGAGGCAGCCGAACAGGCCGCCGAGACTGCGCGAAAGACGTTCGAGGAGGGCGCTTCGGGCAACGCGCTGCCCAGCTACGCCGTTGCCGGTGGCGCGATCGGTGTCGTCGAGGCTCTGGTCGGGCTGGGCTTTGTCGCCTCCAACGGCGAGGCCCGTCGCAAGATCGCAGAGGGCGCGGTGCGGGTTGACGGCGAACCGATGCGCGAGCCAACCGCGAGCATCGACGTCGCCTCACCCGTCCGGCTCAGCCTCGGCAAGAAACGCCATGGGATGCTAACCCCCTCGTAA
- a CDS encoding PilZ domain-containing protein: MPRYATAVRDTRGEPRDEVMHRTHALDGDDRTVRLVLVNMSANGLMARCDGDPVAGERLRIRLPILGYVDTIVRWSLGGRIGCELERTIPLAEYYTMLTVMTRNS; the protein is encoded by the coding sequence ATGCCACGCTACGCAACGGCCGTTCGCGATACGCGCGGCGAGCCCCGCGACGAGGTGATGCATCGGACGCATGCGCTCGACGGCGACGATCGCACGGTGAGGCTCGTGCTGGTCAACATGTCCGCCAACGGCCTCATGGCACGCTGCGACGGCGATCCGGTGGCGGGTGAACGACTGCGGATCCGCCTGCCGATCCTGGGCTATGTCGACACGATCGTACGCTGGTCGCTCGGCGGGCGGATCGGCTGCGAGCTCGAGCGGACGATACCGCTGGCCGAGTATTACACGATGCTCACGGTAATGACCCGCAACAGCTGA
- the recG gene encoding ATP-dependent DNA helicase RecG yields the protein MRPEILNPLFAETLVLKGVGPALAKPLDRLGLARVVDVAFHLPTGYVDRLPRTELMSSDAGRIITITLTPRDYKISAGRGPTRVQATDEHGNYVSLVFFGGSSGWAKKLLPIGEAKRISGRLDEYGQELQIVHPDIVEPDEELREREPIYPLSEGLTSRRLAALTAQAVARAPDLPEWIEPGLKAKREWPGWHESLERIHADPSDAKARERLAYDEVFANQLAMTIVRADTRKRRGRALQGDGRLRDLLKLPYTLTGAQSRTVGEIEGDLAQTAPMLRLLQGDVGSGKTLVAAMAMLIAVEAGAQAAMLAPTEILARQHYETLRKTLAGLPINVGVLTGRDKGRVREATLMALASGEIDILIGTHAIFQDAVGYKDLGLVVVDEQHRFGVAQRMTLQAKGVAPPHLLAMTATPIPRTLTLAQYGEMDVSRLDEMPPGRQPIETRVISEDRLDDVVNALGRHLADGGQAYWVCPLVEESEKSDLAAAEMRAETLRARFGEKVALVHGRMKPAEKDAVMAEFSAANTSVLVATTVIEVGVDVPNATLIVIEHADRFGLAQLHQLRGRVGRGTGRSICLLMRGSSLSETSRARLALMRETNDGFRIAEEDLRLRGAGELLGTKQSGEMAFRLATPDMMADLLQCAHDDARLLIDRDGGLEGPRGQAARTALYLFDRDAGVALLRSG from the coding sequence ATGCGACCCGAAATCCTCAATCCGCTGTTCGCCGAAACCCTCGTCCTGAAGGGGGTGGGGCCTGCGCTTGCCAAGCCGCTCGACCGGCTCGGGCTCGCGCGCGTCGTCGACGTCGCCTTCCATTTGCCGACCGGATACGTCGATCGCCTGCCGCGCACCGAGCTGATGTCGAGCGATGCGGGGCGGATCATCACGATCACGCTGACCCCGCGCGACTACAAGATCAGTGCGGGGCGCGGTCCGACGCGTGTGCAGGCGACCGACGAGCACGGCAATTACGTCAGCCTCGTCTTCTTCGGGGGCAGCTCCGGCTGGGCGAAGAAGCTCCTCCCGATCGGCGAGGCCAAGCGCATCTCGGGCCGGCTCGACGAATACGGCCAGGAATTGCAGATCGTCCATCCCGACATCGTCGAGCCGGACGAGGAGTTGCGCGAGCGCGAGCCGATCTATCCGCTGTCGGAAGGCCTCACCTCGCGACGACTGGCGGCGCTGACCGCGCAGGCGGTCGCACGCGCGCCGGACCTGCCCGAATGGATCGAGCCGGGCCTGAAGGCGAAGCGCGAATGGCCGGGCTGGCATGAGTCGCTGGAACGCATCCATGCAGACCCGTCGGATGCGAAGGCGCGCGAGCGGCTGGCCTATGACGAGGTGTTCGCGAACCAGCTCGCGATGACGATCGTCCGCGCGGATACCCGCAAGCGTCGTGGCCGTGCGTTGCAGGGCGACGGGCGGCTGCGCGATCTGCTCAAGCTTCCATACACCCTCACCGGCGCCCAATCGCGGACGGTGGGCGAGATCGAGGGCGATCTCGCGCAGACCGCGCCGATGCTGCGGCTGCTGCAAGGCGATGTCGGCTCGGGCAAGACGCTCGTCGCGGCGATGGCGATGCTGATCGCGGTCGAGGCAGGCGCTCAGGCCGCGATGCTCGCGCCGACCGAAATCCTCGCGCGCCAGCATTACGAGACGCTGCGGAAAACGCTCGCCGGGCTGCCGATCAACGTCGGCGTGCTTACCGGTCGCGACAAGGGGCGCGTGCGCGAGGCAACGCTGATGGCGCTGGCGAGCGGCGAGATTGATATCTTGATCGGCACGCACGCGATCTTCCAGGATGCGGTCGGCTACAAGGACTTGGGGCTTGTGGTGGTCGACGAGCAGCACCGCTTCGGGGTCGCGCAGCGGATGACGTTGCAGGCGAAGGGCGTCGCGCCGCCGCATCTGCTCGCAATGACCGCAACGCCGATCCCGCGCACGCTGACGCTCGCGCAATATGGCGAGATGGACGTCAGCCGGCTCGACGAGATGCCGCCGGGCCGTCAGCCGATCGAGACGCGCGTGATCTCCGAAGACCGCCTCGACGACGTGGTCAACGCGCTCGGCCGGCATCTGGCCGATGGCGGGCAGGCCTATTGGGTGTGCCCGCTCGTCGAAGAGAGCGAGAAGAGCGACCTCGCCGCCGCCGAGATGCGCGCGGAGACATTGCGCGCGCGGTTCGGCGAGAAGGTCGCACTCGTCCACGGCCGCATGAAACCCGCCGAGAAGGACGCGGTGATGGCCGAGTTCTCCGCCGCCAACACCTCCGTCCTTGTCGCGACGACGGTGATCGAGGTCGGCGTCGACGTCCCCAACGCGACGCTGATCGTGATCGAGCATGCCGACCGCTTCGGCCTCGCCCAGCTCCACCAGCTCCGCGGGCGGGTAGGGCGCGGCACCGGGCGGTCGATCTGCCTGCTGATGCGCGGCTCTTCGCTGAGCGAAACGTCGCGCGCGCGCCTCGCGCTGATGCGCGAGACCAACGACGGCTTCCGCATCGCGGAGGAAGACTTGCGACTGCGAGGGGCTGGCGAACTGCTCGGCACCAAGCAATCCGGCGAGATGGCGTTCCGGCTCGCCACCCCCGACATGATGGCCGACCTGCTGCAATGCGCGCACGACGACGCGCGCCTGCTGATCGACCGCGATGGTGGCCTCGAAGGACCACGAGGGCAGGCGGCACGTACCGCACTTTACCTGTTCGATCGCGACGCCGGCGTGGCGCTGCTCCGCTCGGGGTGA
- a CDS encoding FAD assembly factor SdhE: MDHETRLKRLGFRSSHRGTREADMMIGGFFETYGRTWTPEQLDWFEALLEEQDVDIMGWAIGSIACPPEWDGPMMQAMRDINYVTVVK, encoded by the coding sequence ATGGACCACGAGACCCGCCTCAAGCGCCTGGGCTTTCGCAGCTCGCACCGCGGCACGCGCGAAGCCGACATGATGATCGGCGGCTTCTTCGAAACCTATGGCCGGACGTGGACGCCCGAGCAGCTCGACTGGTTCGAGGCGCTGCTCGAGGAACAGGACGTCGACATCATGGGCTGGGCGATCGGCTCGATCGCGTGCCCGCCCGAATGGGACGGGCCGATGATGCAGGCGATGCGCGACATCAACTACGTGACGGTCGTGAAGTAG